A genomic region of Columba livia isolate bColLiv1 breed racing homer chromosome 12, bColLiv1.pat.W.v2, whole genome shotgun sequence contains the following coding sequences:
- the STARD8 gene encoding stAR-related lipid transfer protein 8 isoform X4, producing the protein MTLNTCASMKLEVHFQRKQNEDSEEEDLCAISDRWAFQRDSKRWSRVGSVDVLSQGSEVLSSTMPLASSRESVLTDLSTNPEATSLHSSGSTGGTLGITAVPPGPSTPIHATAAAIAASSHSLSERSSPEQPSVRDGGSKEKLKKRRSRSFLKRIESLRRKDKEKAGPDEKVAPHSSVTATPGWGTLKTNGDLATAKASSPKRGISASFHGKKHFFSVSYRTNRLLAAGKSKVGSDSKRSGVYLEDYDTSVTASGDWAAGDRPCRQVYRGDCLVYIPRDHKPGTFPKSLSIESLCPLGGSSLTHWKSGTVPVGPAGGGGSSVEGSSSPRGFTCRRRGSCSSLGSRVSVYDNVPEFGSSEDFCKEDGEVTYENLDDILQHMWGLQQKLELWYKAISPDLAGEEGAEEEEESEESDSGGEPSNLHFEERSMSDVGTSASDFDSTGNSLNEAEEMEMRERRDSGVGASLTRPCRKLRWHSFQNSHRPSLNSASLEINRQSSAQLNLLQKCSLLRLTAIMEKYSVPHKQAWTWTVPKFMKRSKVPDYRDKMVFGVPPIVNVQRTGQPLPQSIQQAMRYLRSQCLDQVGIFRKSGVKSRIQALRHMNETSPDNVNYEGQSAYDVADLLKQYFRDLPEPIFTSKLTDTFLQIYQFVSKEQRLQAVQAAVILMPDENREVLQTLLYFLSDIASAEENQMTAGNLAVCLAPSIFHLNVSKKESTSPRVIHKRGTMGKPDQKDLNENMAATQGLSHMITDCKKLFQVSHDILLQLSSSYMAADAYPHPLADFVCQGESKDLHSYFEQSVQNLLKESSEKFKGWLSTPGPLNTELSCKKVGDGHPLRLWKVSTEVEAPPATVLHRVLRERHLWDEDLLQSKVVEALDKNVEVYHYVTDSMAPHPRRDCVVLRRWHTDLPRGACLLISISVEHEKLPAEGGVKAVVLTSQYLMEPSAMGRSRVTHICRTDLRGRSPEWYNRVFGHLCAMELVRIRDSFPALSPSGPETKI; encoded by the exons ATGACCCTGAACACTTGTGCCTCCATGAAGCTGGAAGTCCACTTTCAGCGTAAACAG AATGAAGACTCTGAGGAGGAAGACCTGTGCGCCATCAGCGACCGGTGGGCTTTCCAGAGGGACAGCAAGAGGTGGTCGCGGGTGGGCTCCGTCGACGTCCTCTCGCAGGGCTCCGAGGTGTTGAGCTCCACCATGCCGCTGGCGTCCAGCCGCGAGAGCGTCCTCACCGACCTCAGCACCAACCCAGAGGCCACATCCCTGCACAGCAGCGGCAGCACGGGCGGCACGCTGGGCATCACAGCTGTGCCACCCGGCCCCTCGACCCCCATCCACGCCACCGCCGCTGCCATCGCCGCCTCCAGCCACAGCCTGAGCGAACGCTCCTCGCCCGAGCAGCCCTCCGTCCGCGACGGGGGCTccaaggagaagctgaagaagCGACGGTCTCGCAGCTTCCTGAAGAGAATCGAGTCACTCCGAAGGAAGGACAAGGAGAAAGCTGGCCCAGATGAGAAGGTGGCCCCACACAGCAGCGTCACGGCCACACCAGGATGGGGCACCCTGAAGACTAATGGGGACCTTGCAACCGCCAAGGCCAGTTCCCCCAAAAGAGGGATATCTGCCTCTTTCCATGGCAAAAAACACTTCTTCTCGGTATCGTACAGGACTAACCGCTTACTGGCTGCAGGCAAGAGCAAGGTGGGCTCTGACTCGAAACGCAGTGGGGTCTACCTGGAGGACTATGACACGTCGGTGACGGCCAGCGGCGACTGGGCTGCCGGGGACCGCCCGTGCCGGCAGGTGTACCGGGGGGACTGCTTGGTGTACATCCCGCGGGACCACAAGCCAGGCACCTTCCCCAAATCTCTGTCCATTGAAAGCTTGTGTCCCTTGGGCGGCAGCTCCCTGACCCACTGGAAGTCAGGGACTGTGCCCGTGGGGCCGGCGGGAGGCGGTGGCAGCAGCGTGGAGGGCTCATCCTCCCCGCGGGGCTTCACCTGCCGCCGCCggggctcctgcagctccctgggcagccgcGTCAGCGTGTACGACAACGTGCCAGAGTTCGGCAGCAGTGAGGATTTCTGCAAGGAGGACGGGGAGGTGACCTACGAGAACCTCGACGACATCCTGCAGCACATGTGGGGGCTGCAGCAGAAGTTGGAGCTCTGGTATAAAGCCATCTCCCCCGACCTGGCTGGGGAGGAAggggctgaggaggaggaggagtcgGAGGAGTCGGACTCGGGAGGGGAACCCTCCAACTTGCACTTTGAAGAGCGGTCCATGTCGGATGTTGGCACCTCTGCCAGTGACTTCGACAGCACGGGCAACTCCCTCAACGAGGCCGAGGAGATGGAGATGCGGGAGCGGCGGGACTCGGGGGTGGGAGCATCACTCACCAGGCCCTGCAG AAAGCTGCGCTGGCACAGTTTCCAGAACTCCCACCGGCCCAGCCTGAACTCGGCCTCCCTGGAGATCAACCGCCAGTCCTCTGCCCAGCTCAACCTGCTCCAGAAGTGCTCCCTGCTCCGGCTCACGGCCATCATGGAGAAGTACTCTGTGCCCCACAAGCAAGCCTGGACATG GACTGTGCCCAAGTTCATGAAGCGGAGTAAAGTCCCCGACTACAGGGACAAGATGGTCTTTGGCGTGCCACCCATCGTGAACGTGCAGCGGACGGGGCAGCCGCTGCCGCAGAGCATCCAGCAGGCCATGCGCTACCTGCGCAGCCAGTGCCTGGACCAG GTTGGCATCTTCCGCAAGTCTGGGGTGAAGTCCCGGATTCAGGCGCTCCGGCACATGAATGAAACCAGCCCCGACAACGTCAACTACGAGGGGCAGTCGGCGTACGACGTGGCGGACCTGCTGAAGCAGTATTTCCGTGACCTGCCTgagcccatcttcaccagcaagctGACGGACACCTTCCTGCAGATCTACCAGT TCGTGTCGAAGGAGCAGCGGCTGCAGGCGGTGCAAGCGGCCGTGATCCTGATGCCGGATGAGAACCGGGAGGTGCTGCAGACCCTGCTGTACTTCCTGAGCGACATCGCCTCCGCTGAGGAGAACCAGATGACCGCTGGGAACCTGGCCGTCTGCCTGGCCCCCTCCATCTTCCACCTCAACGTGTCCAAGAAGGAGAGCACCTCGCCCAG GGTGATCCACAAGAGGGGCACCATGGGGAAGCCTGACCAGAAGGACCTCAACGAGAACATGGCTGCAACGCAGGGGCTGTCCCACATGATCACCGACTGCAAGAAGCTCTTCCAG GTCTCCCACGACATCTTGCTCCAGCTGAGCAGCTCCTACATGGCAGCAGATGCTTATCCCCACCCCCTGGCTGACTTCGTGTGTCAGGGGGAGAGCAAGGATTTACACTCCTACTTCGAGCAGAGTGTCCAGAACCTGCTGAAAGAGTCCTCAGAGAAATTCAAGGGGTGGCTGAGCACCCCAGGGCCCCTGAACACAGAGCTCTCCTGCAAGAAG GTCGGGGACGGGCACCCTCTGCGCTTGTGGAAGGTGTCCACGGAGGTGGAGGCCCCTCCGGCCACGGTGCTGCACCGGGTGCTGCGGGAGCGTCACCTCTGGGACGAGGACCTGCTGCAGAGCAAGGTGGTGGAGGCGCTGGACAAGAACGTGGAGGTCTACCACTACGTGACAGACAGCATGGCCCCCCACCCGCGCAGGGACTGCGTGGTGCTCCG gcgCTGGCACACGGACCTGCCGCGGGGAGCCTGCCTGCTCATCTCCATCTCAGTGGAGCACGAGAAGCTGCCGGCAGAGGGAGGTGTCAAAGCTGTTGTGCTGACGTCCCAGTACCTGATGGAGCCCAGCGCCATGGGCCGCTCCAGGGTCACCCACATCTGCAGAACTGACCTCAG